From [Clostridium] symbiosum, a single genomic window includes:
- a CDS encoding MATE family efflux transporter has protein sequence MEKKHMFSNRDLRKLLVPLVVEQILNSLMGTADSIMVSNVGSAAISAVSLVDSINILVIQAFYALAAGGTIICSQYIGQEDHKNANRSAKQLVFVVTTISIAVTLLCLAFRFPLLKLIFGQVEPAVMSAAQIYFFFTTLSFPFIALYDAGSSVYRAQGNTKLPMTIAIVSNGLNICGNAILIWGFGLGVAGAAIATLGSRVISAVAVFIFLRKKDQMLVIRDYFKIRPDLKKIKMILAVGVPNGIENAMFQFGKLAIQSTVSTLGTVAIAAQAMTNIMENLNGIAAIGIGIGLMTVVGQCMGAGRKEEAVYYIKKLTGLAEIVIIISCLAVFALTKPITYLGGMEKESADMCFYMVGWITLVKPFVWTLAFIPAYGLRAAGDVKFSMATSCVTMWVFRVSLCIFLCRQFGFGPMAVWIGMFTDWTMRAIIFSWRFFSKKWMCHKVVS, from the coding sequence ATGGAAAAGAAACACATGTTCAGCAACAGGGATCTGCGGAAATTACTGGTGCCGCTGGTAGTGGAGCAGATACTGAATTCATTGATGGGAACGGCGGACAGTATTATGGTCAGCAACGTGGGATCGGCGGCCATATCGGCGGTTTCGTTGGTGGATTCGATCAATATTCTGGTGATCCAGGCGTTTTATGCGCTTGCCGCAGGAGGAACGATTATCTGTTCGCAGTATATCGGCCAGGAAGATCACAAGAATGCCAACCGTTCGGCGAAACAGCTTGTATTTGTCGTTACGACGATCTCCATCGCAGTCACCCTGCTTTGCCTGGCTTTTCGTTTCCCTCTGCTAAAACTGATATTTGGGCAGGTGGAACCGGCCGTCATGAGCGCGGCACAAATCTATTTCTTCTTTACAACACTGTCCTTCCCGTTTATCGCCCTCTATGATGCCGGATCGTCGGTCTACAGGGCACAGGGGAATACAAAGCTTCCCATGACAATCGCAATTGTCTCCAACGGGCTTAACATCTGCGGGAACGCTATCCTGATCTGGGGATTTGGTCTCGGAGTAGCCGGAGCGGCTATTGCAACCCTGGGTTCACGCGTTATTTCGGCCGTTGCCGTATTCATTTTCCTTAGGAAAAAAGATCAGATGCTGGTAATCCGGGATTATTTTAAAATACGTCCCGATTTAAAAAAGATAAAAATGATTCTGGCGGTAGGGGTTCCAAATGGTATTGAAAACGCCATGTTCCAGTTTGGAAAGCTGGCGATCCAGTCCACGGTATCAACACTTGGCACCGTTGCGATTGCAGCCCAGGCCATGACGAATATTATGGAGAATTTAAACGGTATTGCGGCCATCGGAATCGGAATCGGCCTGATGACCGTGGTGGGACAATGCATGGGCGCCGGCAGGAAAGAGGAGGCCGTCTATTATATTAAAAAGCTGACCGGTCTGGCAGAGATTGTTATTATCATCAGCTGTCTTGCCGTTTTTGCACTTACAAAACCAATTACATATCTGGGCGGGATGGAAAAAGAAAGTGCAGATATGTGTTTCTATATGGTGGGCTGGATTACTCTGGTGAAGCCATTTGTCTGGACCCTTGCGTTTATTCCGGCCTATGGATTGCGGGCGGCGGGAGATGTGAAGTTTTCCATGGCCACCTCCTGCGTCACGATGTGGGTCTTCAGGGTGAGCCTCTGCATTTTCCTGTGCAGGCAGTTTGGATTCGGACCGATGGCTGTGTGGATTGGCATGTTTACGGACTGGACAATGCGCGCTATCATCTTCTCATGGAGATTTTTCAGTAAAAAGTGGATGTGCCACAAGGTTGTTTCATGA
- a CDS encoding IS110 family transposase, with translation MKKTDYLSTLFVGIDIGSRLNVISALNFEQDFLIRMVPIPNAQYGAERMGQMIVEVLEQHHEFLSVIIGLESTGFYGVHIANYLSTCERLAPFGTKVYCLNPKEVAKYKGSFNSLDKNDGIDSFVIADFARVGRIKTQPWRGAQYLALQRLTRHRLHITECMAKEKTYMLNNIFLKFSEFAMLNKEEHPFSDKYGATAEAVLTEYLSTEAIVNASVDELVAFISSKSRGRISDPEQTTYLLQKAATNSYRLDKCLYEPLTVSIGCSFNCINAFEKELKAIDDAILRTVKGLNPTEYQILNSVPGIGKVYASGILAEIGTIKCFKNNDALAKYCGIVWKENQSGIFDAEDTPMNKAGNRYLRYYMIEAAGSVMNHCPEYKAFHDKKFAEVRTHRHKRALALTSRKLIRMLFGLLDKSQLYSVEKSR, from the coding sequence ATGAAGAAAACCGATTACCTGTCAACGCTTTTTGTTGGAATCGACATTGGTTCCCGCTTAAACGTTATCTCTGCTTTGAATTTCGAGCAGGACTTCCTTATCCGCATGGTCCCCATCCCTAACGCCCAGTATGGCGCTGAGAGGATGGGGCAGATGATAGTGGAAGTTCTGGAACAGCACCATGAGTTCCTTTCCGTTATCATCGGTTTGGAGTCTACCGGTTTTTATGGCGTCCACATTGCCAATTACCTTTCCACCTGCGAAAGGCTGGCCCCTTTCGGCACGAAGGTTTACTGCCTTAACCCCAAGGAAGTGGCAAAGTACAAAGGATCCTTCAATTCCCTTGATAAGAACGATGGGATCGATTCCTTTGTCATTGCCGATTTCGCCAGGGTAGGGCGGATTAAAACCCAGCCGTGGCGTGGGGCACAGTATCTTGCCCTCCAGCGCCTTACCAGGCACCGGCTTCACATTACGGAATGTATGGCCAAGGAGAAAACCTACATGCTCAACAACATCTTCCTCAAATTCAGTGAGTTTGCCATGCTGAACAAGGAGGAACATCCTTTTTCTGACAAATATGGTGCCACCGCAGAAGCAGTCCTTACGGAATACCTTTCGACCGAGGCCATTGTAAATGCTTCGGTCGATGAGCTGGTTGCATTCATCAGCTCCAAGAGCCGTGGACGAATCTCCGATCCGGAGCAGACCACTTATCTGCTTCAAAAGGCGGCCACTAATTCCTACCGGCTGGACAAGTGTCTTTATGAACCGCTGACGGTCTCCATTGGGTGTTCTTTTAACTGTATCAATGCATTTGAAAAAGAACTCAAAGCAATTGATGATGCCATTTTAAGGACGGTGAAGGGGCTGAACCCTACCGAGTACCAGATCCTCAACTCCGTTCCCGGAATCGGCAAGGTTTATGCCAGTGGTATCCTTGCTGAAATCGGCACAATCAAGTGTTTCAAAAACAACGATGCACTTGCCAAGTATTGTGGCATTGTCTGGAAGGAAAACCAGTCCGGGATATTTGATGCAGAAGACACGCCTATGAATAAAGCCGGCAACCGTTATCTGCGTTATTACATGATAGAGGCCGCAGGCAGTGTCATGAATCACTGTCCGGAATACAAGGCCTTTCATGACAAAAAATTTGCTGAGGTGAGAACCCATCGGCACAAACGAGCACTCGCGTTGACTTCCCGTAAACTGATACGTATGCTTTTTGGACTGCTGGACAAAAGCCAACTCTACTCTGTGGAAAAGAGTAGGTAA
- a CDS encoding PhoH family protein: MIKTYVVDTNVLIQAPYALNCFEDNQVVLPVVVLEELDNLKKAEGERGNNARTAIRLLEQLRVSGDLLKGVGLPGGGTLRVEKNFVDVKLPRDLPEEKADNRILKVCKGLSEQVSGGKEDERVEVKLPGEGGQPGEAAQPEEKGQVILVTKDILLRIKAQIIGIRAEDFTTEQVSDKGGQYQGRTEVYVPEDLFHAFKKNGIPMDAVYTADSEGSHSGVRLEENEFVILKADQSTKKTQLGRVENGVIRELEFKKTRPYGVSPRNAGQYFLQEALMQPASKAPLVIIKGMAGTSKTFYSLAVGLEKLVNNPNGEYRRILVSRPNAQFDTDIGFLPGTEQEKITPLMRPIIDNLEQLIDSNEEQRYSNEKELSDKIEELFDRGIIQAEALNYIRGRSIVKTYLIIDEAQNMTPNQVKGIITRAGKDTKIILLGDPNQIDRPYLDEKTNGLSYAAEYMKGSPLCWQLTMTAEECERSLLAMDAIRRL, translated from the coding sequence ATGATTAAAACCTACGTGGTGGATACGAATGTTCTGATTCAGGCGCCATATGCGCTGAATTGTTTTGAAGATAACCAGGTGGTGCTTCCGGTCGTGGTATTGGAGGAACTGGATAACCTGAAAAAGGCCGAGGGGGAGAGAGGCAACAATGCCAGGACCGCCATACGCCTGCTGGAGCAGTTGAGAGTTTCCGGAGATCTGCTCAAAGGGGTCGGACTGCCGGGGGGAGGTACGCTGCGGGTGGAAAAAAACTTTGTGGATGTGAAGCTTCCCAGAGATCTTCCTGAGGAGAAGGCGGATAACAGGATTTTAAAGGTCTGCAAAGGCCTGTCGGAGCAGGTTTCCGGGGGGAAAGAGGATGAGCGGGTAGAAGTGAAATTACCGGGAGAAGGGGGGCAGCCGGGGGAAGCGGCTCAGCCGGAGGAAAAGGGACAGGTGATTCTTGTTACAAAAGATATCCTTCTGCGTATCAAGGCACAGATTATCGGTATCAGAGCAGAGGACTTTACCACAGAGCAGGTTTCAGACAAAGGTGGGCAGTATCAGGGAAGGACCGAGGTCTATGTCCCTGAGGATTTGTTTCATGCGTTCAAAAAAAACGGAATTCCCATGGACGCGGTTTACACGGCGGATTCGGAGGGGAGCCATTCCGGTGTGAGGCTGGAGGAAAATGAGTTTGTCATCCTGAAGGCAGATCAGTCTACGAAAAAAACTCAGCTCGGCCGGGTGGAGAACGGAGTAATCCGGGAATTGGAATTTAAGAAAACCCGCCCCTACGGTGTCAGCCCCAGGAATGCCGGGCAGTATTTTCTCCAGGAGGCGCTGATGCAGCCGGCCTCTAAAGCACCCCTCGTAATTATCAAGGGTATGGCGGGAACGAGCAAGACATTTTATTCTCTGGCCGTGGGACTGGAAAAACTGGTAAATAACCCAAATGGAGAGTACAGGAGAATCCTGGTAAGCCGCCCGAACGCTCAATTTGACACGGACATCGGCTTTCTCCCCGGTACCGAGCAGGAGAAAATTACACCGCTTATGAGACCGATTATCGACAACCTGGAGCAGTTGATTGATTCCAACGAGGAACAGCGGTACTCCAATGAAAAAGAACTGAGCGATAAGATAGAGGAACTTTTCGACCGGGGAATAATACAGGCGGAGGCGCTCAATTATATCAGGGGACGCTCCATTGTAAAAACGTATCTGATTATCGACGAGGCACAAAACATGACCCCCAACCAGGTAAAAGGAATCATCACGCGTGCCGGGAAAGACACAAAAATTATTCTGCTGGGAGACCCCAACCAGATTGACCGCCCTTATCTGGATGAAAAGACAAACGGACTCAGTTATGCGGCGGAATACATGAAGGGAAGCCCGCTCTGCTGGCAGCTCACCATGACTGCGGAGGAATGCGAGCGTTCCCTGCTGGCCATGGATGCGATAAGGCGGTTATAA
- a CDS encoding zeta toxin family protein encodes MSNKKPMILILAGPNGSGKSTITQYLEKVGTYTNADDIVSSTGMNNEDAAKFVDDRRYKSIDKKEDFTFETVLSSDFKLKILEKAKAEGYFIKCIFVLTVEPYINVARVETRVGSGGHDVEEKKIIERYHKSLGNISRLMELCDILHEYDNTIESVRIVRKHKEDISIFPNDLWSEDEIMGLIE; translated from the coding sequence GTGTCAAATAAGAAACCGATGATTCTGATCTTGGCGGGACCAAATGGCTCTGGTAAGAGTACCATCACACAGTATCTTGAAAAGGTAGGGACTTATACGAATGCGGATGATATCGTCTCATCTACAGGAATGAATAATGAAGACGCAGCAAAGTTTGTAGATGACAGAAGATACAAGTCGATTGATAAAAAAGAAGACTTTACCTTTGAAACAGTATTATCATCGGATTTTAAACTGAAAATTTTAGAGAAAGCAAAGGCAGAAGGATATTTTATTAAGTGTATATTTGTTCTTACGGTTGAGCCTTATATCAATGTTGCCCGTGTTGAAACCAGAGTGGGATCCGGCGGTCATGATGTAGAAGAAAAGAAAATAATAGAACGTTATCATAAATCACTTGGTAATATAAGCCGGCTTATGGAACTGTGTGATATTTTACACGAGTATGACAACACGATTGAGTCGGTCAGAATTGTACGTAAGCATAAAGAGGACATATCAATTTTTCCAAATGATTTATGGTCGGAAGATGAGATAATGGGTTTAATTGAATAA
- the rpsI gene encoding 30S ribosomal protein S9, with protein MANAKFYGTGRRKKSIARVYIVPGTGNITINKRDINEYFGLETLKVVVRQPLTATETVDKFDVIVTVRGGGFTGQAGAIRHGLSRALLQADADYRPILKKEGYLTRDPRMKERKKYGLKAARRAPQFSKR; from the coding sequence ATGGCTAACGCAAAATTTTACGGAACAGGCAGAAGAAAAAAATCTATCGCCAGAGTATATATTGTACCAGGTACAGGTAATATCACAATCAACAAGAGAGATATCAATGAGTACTTCGGCCTTGAAACACTTAAGGTAGTTGTACGCCAGCCACTCACAGCAACAGAGACAGTCGATAAATTCGACGTAATTGTTACTGTACGCGGAGGTGGATTCACAGGACAGGCAGGAGCTATCCGTCATGGCCTTTCCAGAGCTCTTCTTCAGGCTGACGCTGATTACAGACCAATCCTCAAGAAAGAGGGCTACTTAACACGTGACCCAAGAATGAAAGAGAGAAAGAAATACGGTCTCAAAGCAGCTCGTCGTGCTCCACAGTTCAGCAAACGATAA
- the rplM gene encoding 50S ribosomal protein L13: MKSYMASPATIERKWYVVDATGYTLGRLASEVAKVLRGKNKPIFTPHVDCGDYVIVVNADQIKVTGKKLDQKIYYNHSDYVGGMRETTLKEMMAKKPEKVMELAVKGMLPKGPLGKSMLTKLHVYAGPEHEQTAQKPEVLEIKF; encoded by the coding sequence ATGAAGAGTTATATGGCTAGTCCAGCAACAATCGAGAGAAAATGGTACGTAGTTGACGCTACAGGATATACATTAGGTCGTCTGGCATCAGAAGTAGCAAAGGTTTTAAGAGGTAAGAACAAACCGATCTTTACACCACACGTAGACTGCGGTGATTACGTAATCGTGGTAAATGCAGATCAGATTAAAGTAACAGGCAAGAAGTTAGATCAGAAGATCTATTACAACCACTCTGACTATGTAGGCGGCATGAGAGAGACTACATTAAAAGAGATGATGGCTAAAAAACCTGAGAAGGTAATGGAATTAGCAGTTAAGGGAATGCTTCCAAAAGGACCTTTAGGAAAGAGTATGCTTACAAAACTTCATGTTTATGCTGGTCCAGAGCATGAGCAGACAGCTCAGAAACCAGAAGTTTTAGAAATCAAATTTTAA
- a CDS encoding IS110 family transposase: MKKTDYLSTLFVGIDIGSRLNVISALNFEQDFLIRMVPIPNAQYGAERMGQMIVEVLEQHHEFLSVIIGLESTGFYGVHIANYLSTCERLAPFGTKVYCLNPKEVAKYKGSFNSLDKNDGIDSFVIADFARVGRIKTQPWRGAQYLALQRLTRHRLHITECMAKEKTYMLNNIFLKFSEFAMLNKEEHPFSDKYGATAEAVLTEYLSTEAIVNASVDELVAFISSKSRGRISDPEQTTYLLQKAATNSYRLDKCLYEPLTVSIGCSFNCINAFEKELKAIDDAILRTVKGLNPTEYQILNSVPGIGKVYASGILAEIGTIKCFKNNDALAKYCGIVWKENQSGIFDAEDTPMNKAGNRYLRYYMIEAAGSVMNHCPEYKAFYDKKFAEVRTHRHKRALALTSRKLIRMLFGLLDKSQLYSVEKSR; the protein is encoded by the coding sequence ATGAAGAAAACCGATTACCTGTCAACGCTTTTTGTTGGAATCGACATTGGTTCCCGCTTAAACGTTATCTCTGCTTTGAATTTCGAGCAGGACTTCCTTATCCGCATGGTCCCCATCCCTAACGCCCAGTATGGCGCTGAGAGGATGGGGCAGATGATAGTGGAAGTTCTGGAACAGCACCATGAGTTCCTTTCCGTTATCATCGGTTTGGAGTCTACCGGTTTTTATGGCGTCCACATTGCCAATTACCTTTCCACCTGCGAAAGGCTGGCCCCTTTCGGCACGAAGGTTTACTGCCTTAACCCCAAGGAAGTGGCAAAGTACAAAGGATCCTTCAATTCCCTTGATAAGAACGATGGGATCGATTCCTTTGTCATTGCCGATTTCGCCAGGGTAGGGCGGATTAAAACCCAGCCGTGGCGTGGGGCACAGTATCTTGCCCTCCAGCGCCTTACCAGGCACCGGCTTCACATTACGGAATGTATGGCCAAGGAGAAAACCTACATGCTCAACAACATCTTCCTCAAATTCAGTGAGTTTGCCATGCTGAACAAGGAGGAACATCCTTTTTCTGACAAATATGGTGCCACCGCAGAAGCAGTCCTTACGGAATACCTTTCGACCGAGGCCATTGTAAATGCTTCGGTCGATGAGCTGGTTGCATTCATCAGCTCCAAGAGCCGTGGACGAATCTCCGATCCGGAGCAGACCACTTATCTGCTTCAAAAGGCGGCCACTAATTCCTACCGGCTGGACAAGTGTCTTTATGAACCGCTGACGGTCTCCATCGGGTGTTCTTTTAACTGTATCAATGCATTTGAAAAAGAACTCAAAGCAATTGATGATGCCATTTTAAGGACGGTGAAGGGGCTGAACCCTACCGAGTACCAGATCCTCAACTCCGTTCCCGGAATCGGCAAGGTTTATGCCAGTGGTATCCTTGCTGAAATCGGCACAATCAAGTGTTTCAAAAACAACGATGCACTTGCCAAGTATTGTGGCATTGTCTGGAAGGAAAACCAGTCCGGGATATTTGATGCAGAAGACACGCCTATGAATAAAGCCGGCAACCGTTATCTGCGTTATTACATGATAGAGGCCGCAGGCAGTGTCATGAATCACTGTCCGGAATACAAGGCCTTTTATGACAAAAAATTTGCTGAGGTGAGAACCCATCGGCACAAACGAGCACTCGCGTTGACTTCCCGTAAACTGATACGTATGCTTTTTGGACTGCTGGACAAAAGCCAACTCTACTCTGTGGAAAAGAGTAGGTAA
- a CDS encoding putative hydro-lyase, with protein MKDYSKTSPEEIWKLIRSGEIDYPTAGMCAGYAQANLVILPKQYAEDFKEFARKNPKPCPILEVVEGTPDVHDMGEGSNIVTDIPRYFIYRDGVRAEEVTDASSYWQDDFTGFLIGCSFSFEEALMKAGIEVRHIAMGCNVPMYKTNIQCEKAGVFEGPTVVSMRPMTPENAKIAKEITDRYPNVHGGPIQIGDPEKIGIKDINKPDYGDSVEIREGEIPVFWACGVTPQAAIENAKLPLVITHAPGHMFITNVLNTELNDFLEAKKKK; from the coding sequence ATGAAAGATTACAGCAAGACATCACCGGAAGAAATATGGAAACTGATCCGTTCGGGAGAAATTGATTATCCGACAGCGGGAATGTGTGCGGGATATGCTCAGGCAAACCTGGTCATCCTGCCCAAACAGTATGCTGAAGACTTTAAAGAGTTCGCAAGGAAAAATCCGAAACCATGCCCAATCCTGGAAGTGGTGGAGGGAACTCCCGATGTCCACGACATGGGAGAAGGCTCCAATATCGTGACCGATATTCCGAGATATTTTATTTACAGGGACGGCGTCAGGGCGGAGGAAGTGACCGATGCCTCCTCCTATTGGCAGGATGATTTTACCGGTTTCCTGATCGGCTGCAGTTTTTCCTTTGAGGAAGCGCTTATGAAGGCGGGAATCGAAGTGCGCCATATCGCGATGGGCTGCAATGTACCGATGTATAAAACGAATATCCAGTGCGAGAAAGCAGGTGTATTTGAAGGGCCCACGGTTGTCAGCATGCGCCCGATGACTCCGGAGAATGCAAAAATCGCCAAGGAGATTACCGATCGTTATCCAAATGTTCACGGAGGTCCGATTCAGATTGGAGATCCGGAAAAAATCGGAATCAAGGATATCAACAAGCCGGATTACGGCGACAGCGTTGAGATCCGCGAGGGAGAAATCCCGGTATTCTGGGCCTGCGGCGTAACTCCCCAGGCTGCGATTGAGAATGCAAAACTTCCGCTTGTTATCACCCACGCGCCGGGACATATGTTCATCACCAATGTGCTGAATACGGAGCTGAATGATTTCCTGGAGGCTAAAAAGAAGAAATAG
- a CDS encoding biotin-dependent carboxyltransferase family protein — protein sequence MGVKFLNGGFLTTIQDMGRVGYQESGMSVSGVMDQRSAALSNILVGNDENEGVLEVTLMGPMMEFTADNIIAVTGANLGPKLNGKDLPMYQAVPVHKGDSMSFAGMFSGSRAYVAFAGGLDIPLIMGSKSTNLKSKVGGFEGRKLGAGDEIAFTDPKTTLPNMYLRKVKADDFTPTEQELRVVMGPQDDYFTEQGINTFLSETYTFTNESDRMGCRCEGEVIEHKNGGDIITDGIAFGAIQVPSHGKPIIMMADHQTTGGYTKIASVISVDLPKVAQSRPGYKVKFKKVSIEEAQRLYIAQVEEFKALKEKLSKAPEPCAERDAAIQVAVAHEARKYWSRAGKYKVRIDGEEFIVEIQEEREGLR from the coding sequence ATGGGCGTCAAATTTTTAAATGGAGGATTCCTCACAACAATCCAGGATATGGGACGTGTTGGCTACCAGGAGTCCGGTATGTCCGTATCAGGCGTCATGGATCAGCGCTCTGCGGCGCTTTCGAATATCCTTGTTGGAAATGACGAGAATGAGGGTGTGCTCGAAGTCACACTGATGGGGCCGATGATGGAGTTCACGGCCGACAATATCATTGCGGTGACGGGAGCGAACCTTGGACCGAAGTTAAACGGCAAGGATCTGCCGATGTACCAGGCAGTGCCGGTACACAAAGGCGATTCCATGAGTTTCGCCGGAATGTTCAGTGGCAGCAGGGCCTATGTGGCTTTTGCGGGAGGGCTGGATATTCCTCTTATTATGGGAAGCAAGTCCACAAATCTGAAATCCAAGGTAGGAGGATTTGAGGGCAGAAAGCTGGGAGCGGGCGACGAGATCGCATTTACCGACCCGAAGACCACACTTCCGAATATGTATCTGAGAAAGGTAAAAGCCGACGATTTTACCCCGACGGAGCAGGAGCTGCGCGTTGTGATGGGACCGCAGGACGACTATTTTACCGAGCAGGGAATTAATACGTTCTTAAGTGAAACCTATACGTTTACCAATGAATCGGACCGCATGGGCTGCCGTTGCGAGGGTGAGGTAATTGAGCATAAGAACGGAGGCGACATCATCACCGACGGTATCGCTTTCGGTGCAATTCAGGTTCCGTCCCACGGCAAACCAATCATCATGATGGCCGACCACCAGACGACCGGAGGCTACACAAAAATTGCCAGTGTGATTTCCGTGGATCTCCCGAAGGTGGCACAGTCCAGGCCGGGATATAAAGTAAAATTCAAGAAGGTTTCCATTGAGGAGGCCCAGCGGCTGTATATTGCCCAGGTGGAAGAGTTTAAAGCGCTCAAAGAAAAACTTTCCAAAGCGCCGGAACCGTGTGCGGAGCGGGATGCGGCGATTCAGGTTGCGGTAGCCCACGAGGCGCGCAAATACTGGAGCCGGGCGGGCAAGTATAAAGTCCGGATCGACGGCGAAGAGTTTATCGTCGAAATCCAGGAGGAAAGAGAAGGCCTGCGGTAG
- the pxpB gene encoding 5-oxoprolinase subunit PxpB produces the protein MSEVRYLVSGDCSVCVEFGNEISPDINKKIRAFKIAVEKSGIEGIVETVPTYRSLLVYYKPEIISFKELSEKFEELMGSLDNIEIPPPSVIEIPVLYGGEMGPDIVNVAEHNGKTVEEVIKIHTSEEYLIYMIGFIAGFPYLGGMSKEIATPRLKSPRVKIDGGSVGIAGEQTGIYPVDSPGGWQLIGRTPLKLYDAEREKPVLLEAGQYIKFKSITQDEYDKTLKAVEDGSYQYVVYDKEV, from the coding sequence ATGAGCGAAGTAAGATACCTTGTATCGGGCGACTGCTCTGTATGCGTAGAGTTCGGCAACGAGATCAGCCCCGATATCAACAAGAAAATCAGGGCATTCAAAATTGCTGTTGAAAAAAGTGGTATTGAAGGGATCGTGGAGACGGTTCCCACCTACCGTTCCCTGCTTGTCTATTACAAGCCGGAAATCATCAGCTTTAAAGAGCTTTCCGAAAAGTTTGAGGAGCTGATGGGCTCCCTGGACAACATTGAGATTCCGCCGCCATCCGTAATTGAGATTCCGGTTCTCTATGGAGGAGAAATGGGCCCGGATATTGTAAACGTGGCCGAACATAACGGAAAGACAGTCGAAGAAGTAATAAAGATTCACACATCGGAAGAATATCTGATTTATATGATAGGATTTATTGCCGGGTTCCCATATCTGGGCGGCATGAGCAAAGAAATCGCTACTCCAAGGCTTAAAAGCCCAAGGGTAAAAATCGACGGCGGCTCTGTTGGAATCGCCGGGGAGCAGACCGGTATCTATCCGGTGGACTCCCCGGGAGGATGGCAGCTGATTGGAAGGACTCCGCTTAAGCTTTATGACGCGGAGCGCGAAAAACCGGTGCTTCTGGAGGCTGGACAGTACATAAAATTTAAGTCCATTACCCAGGATGAGTATGACAAAACACTGAAAGCTGTGGAAGACGGCAGCTACCAGTATGTTGTATACGACAAGGAGGTGTAA
- a CDS encoding NRAMP family divalent metal transporter produces MGEKKKNNMTVLLGAAFLMATSAIGPGFLTQTATFTGQYGSVFAMVIICTILLDLTTQLNIWSIIGVSGMRGQDIANKVLPGLGYFIAFLVALGGLVFNIGNVGGAATGLNVMFGLPVKAGTIIGGAIGILIFLSKDAKAGMDKMTKYLGSIMILVVLFVAFKSKPPVGEAVTSVFRFSEAPGLVFPMITLLGGSCGGYITFSGAHRLLDAGFSGTKDLPEVRRSVLMGIGVSGTMRILLFLAVLGVVTAMPQVVGSDAWVASPPAAAFQAGAGVIGYKIFGLVIFFAACTSIIGAAYTSVSFLKTLHPFIMANEKWFVIGFIAVSTVIMTLLGQPATLLVLAGSVNGLILPLTLLTILLASRRKDIVGENYKHPMILIVLGIGVVLLTGYSGIKALPKILTIFG; encoded by the coding sequence ATGGGAGAGAAGAAAAAGAATAATATGACGGTCCTTCTGGGTGCCGCGTTCCTGATGGCCACATCGGCAATCGGACCCGGTTTCCTGACACAGACGGCTACATTTACGGGCCAGTACGGTTCTGTATTTGCAATGGTTATCATCTGTACGATTCTTCTGGATCTTACAACACAGTTAAACATCTGGTCGATTATCGGAGTTTCCGGTATGCGCGGCCAGGATATTGCCAACAAGGTACTTCCGGGACTGGGATATTTTATCGCATTCCTTGTTGCCCTCGGCGGCCTGGTGTTCAACATCGGTAACGTCGGCGGCGCGGCTACCGGACTAAACGTTATGTTCGGCCTTCCAGTCAAGGCGGGCACAATCATCGGCGGGGCCATCGGTATTCTGATTTTCCTGTCCAAGGATGCGAAAGCAGGAATGGATAAGATGACAAAATACCTGGGAAGTATTATGATTCTCGTAGTACTTTTCGTTGCATTCAAGTCCAAACCTCCGGTAGGAGAGGCAGTGACGAGCGTCTTCCGTTTTTCTGAAGCTCCGGGACTGGTATTCCCGATGATTACGCTGCTTGGCGGAAGCTGCGGCGGATATATTACATTCTCCGGCGCCCACCGTCTTCTTGACGCAGGTTTTTCAGGAACAAAAGACCTTCCGGAAGTACGTAGATCCGTTCTGATGGGTATCGGCGTATCCGGCACAATGAGAATCTTATTATTCCTTGCAGTCCTGGGCGTTGTTACGGCTATGCCGCAGGTTGTCGGAAGCGATGCATGGGTGGCCAGCCCGCCGGCAGCAGCATTCCAGGCAGGCGCGGGAGTGATTGGCTATAAGATTTTCGGCCTCGTAATTTTCTTTGCGGCTTGTACGTCCATTATTGGTGCGGCTTATACATCCGTATCCTTTTTAAAGACACTGCATCCGTTTATTATGGCAAATGAGAAATGGTTTGTAATCGGATTTATCGCAGTATCAACTGTTATTATGACTTTATTAGGACAGCCGGCAACTCTGCTTGTACTGGCAGGTTCCGTAAACGGACTGATCCTTCCTCTGACTCTTCTGACCATTCTTCTGGCCAGCAGGAGAAAAGACATTGTGGGAGAGAACTACAAACATCCTATGATTCTGATTGTTCTGGGAATCGGCGTTGTTCTTCTGACCGGTTATTCAGGCATCAAGGCACTTCCGAAGATTCTGACTATCTTTGGATGA